One Cuculus canorus isolate bCucCan1 chromosome 2, bCucCan1.pri, whole genome shotgun sequence genomic region harbors:
- the GOLGA4 gene encoding golgin subfamily A member 4 isoform X3: MFKKLKQKISEEQASPRGAGARAVPQLLAGMIAEPAFLSEYTIFALDPTKQAKPQSDRVSVTQQVFPESPGSGPASPQVSLPKQSFQDGQAGTETSDLSTCSEEQNPSPVRAVEPGSSEVNEDSVTTLDALNQRVNHQRSSLHYYKEVMRSCKEHCAQLTSEKEALQEQLEERLQELEKIKDLHMAEKSKLITQLRDAKNSIEQLVQDKGMVIAETKRQMHETLEMKEEEVAQLRAKIKQLTTEVKELKEQKEKSEKAGFEELERALSNAQKAEEARKKMQAEMDEKIKAVEKASEEDRVNLQRELTRAKQEVVEIMKKSSEERVATLEKFHQKEMATKDQELNERLQAQEKKFQEKMKAALEKKQSECLKALQEQKEQESLALEELVLQKKAIQSECDKKVQKMRQKVETLRTRILELESCLAKNSQDDRKQSEDLSTQMDSDKKQHNKEIDDMVEKHKEELETMKQQQEKLWREKLQLLEQQQLTEIEKIRKKQEKEIDTILKEKEIIFRAHIEEMNEKTLEKLDVKQTELEALSSELSEALKMRHDLEEELSELSSKLCEVKKEWEGKLEEERSRHKEEIEIMLKKHEMSVQGAEKVLKEELEQLKQSLEEKDRHLEELKTREQKLKESAEQSEAELVQVSAKLEELSESHESTSNEQAKTYEEKLAKLQQKLTDLEDEKLQLGEELQRTESQLNEVKSELEAYISQVHDLKQHLQEQSIENTQKVTSLTQQYECQLKDLQREADEIKGSVTEKENEIEHMKKLHNKQVEELKQKLLAAEERITALQGEYESKLKHQENKMEKIKQKSKNMQETFKNKLTEQEAKLKIELENKQLEFNQKESEFNAKILEMAHASSASISDAVSKVESNQKEQLDSLVEAHRRELEEVTQSWEKKLSQQVEELQEKHEMELQEKEQEVGDLKQKLAAFSAEKESSRTEVTRLKEEQMKREESLKELQEQLRQSVAKVDVLSDKESDLKTQLKKLEDDLNHSLKEKSGLQEQLSKQKAVEEEDKAKITELANTLQTLEEKLQAMQSSQYKDNENYKKKIEAIQLKETELKRQSGELAVWLDSYWKNAEALLQTKSNELIEKCNAKIGLVTCKIADCERQTAKVKEAVLVKMSKIPELEAQLRDVTEHHSVASTSLQKSMQQLQEKDNLIMSMRADIEELVAEKEQLQKEGGHQKEAASEKETRITQLRKELSENINAVTSMREELQEKESKISALNKTIDDLNVRLESMISLAEKEAAVSLLSRQHQEDQLQLLNQVKELSSRVETLTQEKASALEQVDHCTAKLSEWKMKAQTKFTQNHDTITDLQCKLELSNNEANKKDEELNNLKEQLAKQSKNLDSLKSELEQKQSRMEKQESELTAKLKKQTARIAELEEHVAQKTSENDSLMEELKKYEQKETEQKEIAWQLQQAEKVAFEKDNRFKEAEEKVLNLEKQIVSLRGEFEAKEREFDEMKSVMLRSKEEELKELEEKLNAENSTKLADLKKKAEQKIGSIKKQLMSQMEEREQQFKQDRENQLRDLEQQVQEKEAKIESLEEKIKSTKDSVVLEKEMLQKVESVKAAIEQEKMKMLENVQQTYEEKMQVLQRGLTEKDELLQKYEKNQEESKVSHLELQNKQQELLEKLECLEKSHQEEQSRTESLRKELEQQAKKYSLLVDEHTRCGSDLASTREELKAKEQKLHGIEDVIGDYQKKMQEKEAFSQSLEQKLKELEDVVKENEAQKIAMEEKRLRDEEKLRSLQQQLDERNDNLKTFEENAEGKAASVLELQKLLSDMQNQEKDLQAKLKETEREKNKLRKEVSNLQKDLRTLRKEHQQELELAKEEYLEEMKKKIGCEREDIELKHNSTLKQLMREFNTQLAQKEKEKEMAVKETISKAQEVEAELIENHHIETTQLHKKIAEKDDDLKRTVEKYEEILEAREEEMTAKVYELQTQLGDLQNEYKQRMAEEHWNNEKVTVTELQAQLAQKTTLVNDSKLKEQELKEQIHVLEDQLKKYEKKMYVTSVGTPYKDANLHQTDVSLFGEPTEFEYLRKVLFEYMMGRETKTMARVITTVLKFSADQTQKILEREDARPRFTSSRRGIF, encoded by the exons CTGCTAGCCGGGATGATAGCAGaacctgcttttctctctgagtATACTATCTTTGCTTTGGATCCCACCAAACAAGCTAAGCCACAAAGTGACCGTGTG AGCGTAACTCAACAAGTGTTTCCCGAATCCCCAGGAAGTGGACCGGCATCCCCACAG GTGTCCTTGCCGAAACAGAGCTTCCAAGATGGTCAGGCAGGCACTGAAACGTCTGATCTCAGTACCTGTTCTGAAGAACAAAATCCAAGTCCAGTCCGTGCTGTGGAACCAGGAAGCAGCG AGGTTAATGAAGATTCTGTTACGACACTGGATGCTCTTAATCAGAGGGTGAACCACCAAAGAAGCTCGCTGCATTATTACAAGGAGGTGATGCGGTCATGTAAGGAGCACTGTGCCCAGTTAACAAGTGAGAAGGAGGCGCTTCAGGAACAGCTTGAAGAGAGGCTTCAGGAGCTGGAGAAAATCAAA GACCTTCATATGGCTGAGAAGAGTAAACTGATTACACAGCTGCGTGATGCAAAGAATTCAATTGAGCAGCTAGTACAGGAcaag GGCATGGTAATTGCAGAGACAAAGCGACAGATGCATGAGACATTGGaaatgaaggaggaggaggtagCCCAACTGCGTGCTAAGATCAAACAGCTAACTACAGAAGTCAAGgaattaaaagaacagaaagaaaaatctgaaaaagctG gtttTGAAGAGCTTGAGAGGGCTCTGAGTAATGCCcaaaaggcagaggaagcacggaaaaaaatgcaggcagaaatggatgaaaaaataaaagcagtagaaaaagCAAGTGAGGAGGACAGGGTAAATCTTCAACGAGAGTTAACCAGAGCAAAACAAGAGGTGGTTGAGATTATGAAG AAGTCTTCAGAAGAGCGTGTTGCTACACTAGAAAAATTCCATCAAAAAGAAATGGCTACCAAAGATCAGGAGCTAAATGAGAGATTACAGGCCCAAGAAAAGAAGTTCCAGGAGAAGATGAAGGCAGCTCTT gaaaaaaagcagagtgagTGTTTAAAAGCCCTCCAGGAACAAAAGGAGCAAGAATCGCTAGCCTTGGAAGAATTAGTGCTGCAGAAGAAAGCGATACAGTCAGAGTGTGACAAGAAAGTTCAGAAGATGCGTCAAAAAGTAGAGACTTTGAGAACT AGGATTCTTGAACTGGAAAGCTGTCTTGCCAAGAATTCGCAAGATGACAGAAAGCAATCGGAAGACTTAAGCACTCAGATGGACTCTGATAAAAAGCAGCACAATAAGGAAATTGATGATATGGTTgaaaaacacaaggaagaaCTGGAGACtatgaaacagcagcaggaaaagctttggagagaaaaacTTCAACTCTTAGAGCAACAACAGCtaactgaaatagaaaaaattagaaagaaacaagaaaaggagataGATacaattttgaaagagaaagaaattattttccgTGCGCACATAGAAGAGATGAATGAAAAAACATTAGAGAAACTTGATGTGAAGCAAACAGAACTAGAAGCACTGTCCTCCGAGTTATCAGAAGCACTAAAGATGCGTCATGATTTAGAAGAAGAGCTTTCAGAACTGAGTAGTAAGCTGTGTGAGGTAAAGAAAGAGTGGGAAGGAAAgttggaagaagagaggagccggcacaaagaagaaatagaaattatgttaaaaaagcatgaaatgtcTGTTCAAGGAGCTGAGAAGGTACTCAAAGAGGAACTTGAGCAACTCAAGCAATCATTGGAAGAGAAAGACAGGCATCTGGAGGAACTGAAAACACGTGAACAGAAACTAAAGGAATCTGCAGAACAATCTGAAGCTGAGCTTGTCCAAGTGTCTGCAAAGCTAGAGGAGCTTTCAGAGTCTCATGAGAGCACTTCTAATGAGCAGGCAAAGACTTATGAAGAGAAATtagcaaagctgcagcaaaaaCTGACAGATCTTGAGGATGAAAAACTGCAACTTGGTGAAGAGCTACAAAGAACTGAATCCCAGCTGAATGAAGTCAAGAGCGAGTTAGAGGCGTACATCTCTCAGGTGCATGACCTGAAGCAGCACTTGCAAGAGCAGAGTattgaaaatacacaaaaagtAACCTCTCTAACACAACAATATGAATGTCAACTGAAGGATCTACAAAGAGAGGCTGATGAGATAAAAGGAAGTgtaactgagaaagaaaatgaaattgaacACATGAAGAAGTTACACAACAAGCAAGTGGAAGAGCTTAAACAGAAACTGTTAGCTGCAGAGGAGAGAATTACTGCTCTACAAGGAGAATATGAAAGTAAACTAAAGCATCAGGAgaacaaaatggagaaaattaagcagaaatcaaaaaacatgcaggaaactttcaaaaataaacttACTGAGCAGGAAGCTAAACTGAAAATAGAGCTTGAAAACAAGCAGTTGGAGTTCAACCAGAAAGAAAGTGAATTCAATGCTAAAATACTGGAAATGGCACATGCCAGCTCAGCCAGCATCAGTGATGCTGTGTCAAAAGTGGAATCTAATCAGAAAGAGCAACTGGACAGTCTTGTTGAGGCTCATAGGCGAGAGTTAGAAGAAGTTACCCAGAGTTGGGAAAAGAAACTCAGTCAGCAGGTTGAAGAGCTCCAAGAAAAACACGAAATGGAACTGCaagagaaagagcaggaagTTGGAGACCTGAAACAGAAACTTGCTGCCTTCAGTGCTGAGAAGGAGAGCTCCAGAACAGAAGTAACCCGActgaaggaagaacagatgAAAAGGGAGGAGTCGCTGAAGGAATTGCAAGAACAACTAAGGCAGTCAGTAGCTAAGGTGGATGTTTTGTCAGATAAGGAAAGTGATCTGAAAACACAGTTGAAAAAATTGGAAGATGATCTTAACCACTCCCTGAAAGAGAAGTCAGGACTTCAAGAACAGCTCAGTAAACAGAAAGCAGTTGAGGAAGAGGACAAAGCCAAAATTACTGAGCTGGCCAATACACTGCAAACACTTGAAGAGAAACTCCAGGCTATGCAGTCTTCTCAGTataaagataatgaaaattataagaaaaaaatagaggcaATTCAGCTAAAGGAAACTGAGCTTAAAAGGCAATCGGGAGAACTTGCAGTCTGGTTAGATTCTTATTGGAAGAATGCTGAAGCTTTattacaaacaaaaagcaatgaattaattgaaaaatgtaACGCAAAAATTGGCCTAGTAACATGCAAAATTGCAGATTGCGAGCGCCAAACTGCAAAAGTTAAAGAAGCAGTATTAGTTAAAATGAGTAAGATTCCTGAGCTGGAAGCTCAGCTTAGAGACGTAACAGAGCATCATTCTGTTGCAAGTACTTCTTTACAAAAGTCCATGCAACAGCTGCAAGAGAAGGACAATCTAATTATGTCCATGAGAGCTGACATTGAAGAACTTGTAGCAGAAAAGGAACAATTGCAGAAGGAGGGAGGGCACCAGAAGGAAGCGGcgtcagaaaaagaaactcgCATAACACAGCTGAGGAAAGAGTTATCTGAAAATATCAATGCTGTCACCTCAATGAGGGAGGAACTCCAGGAAAAGGAATCCAAGATCTCTGCTCTCAACAAAACAATTGATGACCTTAATGTTAGACTTGAAAGCATGATAAGTTtagcagagaaggaagcagcCGTGAGTCTGTTAAGCAGGCAACATCAAGAGGATCAGTTGCAATTGTTAAACCAGGTAAAGGAGTTATCGTCCAGAGTTGAGACGCTGACTCAAGAAAAAGCATCTGCTCTTGAGCAGGTAGATCATTGCACAGCCAAGCTGTCGGAGTGGAAGATGAAAGCACAAACCAAGTTTACCCAAAATCACGATACTATTACAGATTTGCAGTGCAAACTTGAATTAAGCAATAATGAAGCCAATAAAAAAGACGAAGAGCTAAATAACTTGAAGGAGCAACTGGCTAAACAAAGCAAGAATCTGGATAGTTTAAAAAGTGAATtggaacaaaagcaaagcagaatggaaaaacaagaaagcGAATTGActgcaaagttaaaaaaacaaacagcaagaatTGCTGAATTAGAGGAACACGTTGCTcagaaaacttctgaaaatgatTCCTTGATGGAGGAACTTAAAAAGTatgaacaaaaggaaacagaacaaaaagagaTAGCTTGGCaactgcagcaggcagagaaggtGGCTTTTGAGAAGGACAATAGGTTTAAGGAGGCTGAAGAAAAAGTACTTAATCTTGAGAAGCAAATAGTGTCACTGAGAGGTGAATTTGAAGCAAAGGAGAGGGAATTTGATGAAATGAAATCAGTGATGCTTAGAAGCAAAgaagaagaactgaaagaatTGGAAGAGAAACTAAATGCCGAAAACAGTACGAAGCTGGCAgatctgaaaaagaaagcagagcaaaaaatTGGTTCTATTAAAAAGCAATTGATGTCTCAGATGGAAGAAAGGGAACAGCAGTTTAAGCAGGACAGAGAAAATCAGCTCAGAGACTTGGAACAACAAGTGCAAGAGAAAGAGGCCAAAATTGagtctttggaagaaaaaattaagtcaaCGAAAGATTCTGTGGTactggagaaagaaatgctgcaaaaagTAGAGAGTGTAAAAGCTGCCatagaacaagaaaaaatgaaaatgcttgaGAATGTCCAACAGACAtatgaagagaaaatgcaggTGTTACAGAGGGGCTTAACAGAAAAAGACGAATTGTTGCAAAAATAcgaaaaaaaccaagaagagAGTAAGGTCAGTCACCTagaactgcaaaacaaacagcaagagCTCCTTGAAAAATTGGAATGTCTTGAGAAGAGCCACCAAGAGGAGCAAAGTAGGACTGAAAGCCTCAGGAAAGAACTTGAGCAGCAAGCCAAAAAATACTCACTATTAGTGGATGAGCATACTCGTTGTGGCAGTGATTTAGCAAGCACTAGGGAGGAATTAAAAGCTAAAGAACAAAAACTTCATGGCATAGAGGATGTAATTGGAgattaccagaaaaaaatgcaggaaaaggaGGCATTCAGTCAGTCTTTAGAGCAGAAGCTAAAAGAGTTGGAAGATGTAGTGAAGGAAAACGAAGCGCAGAAGATTgcaatggaagaaaagagattgaGAGATGAGGAAAAGCTAAGAAGTTTACAGCAACAGTTGGATGAAAGAAATGACAATCTGAAAACTTTTGAGGAGAATgctgaaggaaaagctgcatCTGTTTTGGAGCTGCAGAAGTTACTAAGCGATATGCAGAACCAGGAGAAGGACTTGCAGGCTAAACTTAAAGAGACTGAAAGGGAGAAGAACAAACTACGCAAGGAAGTGAGTAATCTTCAAAAAGACTTACGTACTCTGCGAAAAGAAcatcagcaggagctggagttGGCAAAGGAGGAGTAtttagaagaaatgaagaagaaaatcgG ATGTGAACGAGAAGACATTGAGTTAAAGCACAACTCCACCTTAAAGCAGTTAATGAGAGAGTTCAATACTCAACtggctcaaaaagaaaaagaaaaggaaatggcagTAAAAGAGACGATCA gtaAAGCCCAGGAGGTAGAAGCTGAACTGATAGAAAATCATCACATAGAGACAACACAATTGCACAAAAAGATTGCTGAAAAAGATGATGATCTAAAAAGAACTgtggaaaaatatgaagaaatccTTGAG GCTCGTGAAGAAGAGATGACTGCAAAAGTTTATGAGTTGCAGACACAGCTAGGAGACTTGCAAAATGAATACAAACAAAGGATGGCAGAAGAACATTGGAACAATGAAAAA